The following proteins are co-located in the Desulfobacterales bacterium genome:
- a CDS encoding response regulator transcription factor, whose translation MKILIADDSGIIRDRVKAAIHGISATDQIYEASTIEDTLNRLDAVSPDVVILDLRMPDGSGTDVLKTIKAYPDPPVVIVFTSYPYPQYRRKCMDLGADYFFDKSKDFEKLSALIEWIHVDAGPSA comes from the coding sequence TTGAAGATACTTATTGCAGATGATTCCGGTATTATCCGGGATCGGGTAAAAGCGGCCATCCATGGCATTTCAGCCACGGATCAGATTTATGAGGCCAGCACCATTGAAGACACCCTGAACCGCCTCGATGCCGTTTCCCCCGATGTGGTCATTCTTGATCTCCGCATGCCGGACGGCAGCGGCACGGATGTGCTCAAAACCATAAAAGCCTATCCTGATCCGCCGGTTGTCATCGTGTTCACGAGTTATCCATATCCCCAATACCGACGAAAATGCATGGATTTGGGGGCGGATTATTTTTTCGATAAATCCAAAGATTTTGAGAAGCTATCGGCGCTTATCGAATGGATACACGTTGATGCCGGCCCAAGTGCCTGA